The Bacillus sp. F19 DNA segment ACACCAATGACGTATTCTTCTAATGGAATGTTCTCGATTTTTTCCGCACCGCTGCGATAGACCGGTACATCAATAATTGATTTGGCAAGCATGACTTGTTCATCCTTTTTGGCTTGAAGGTCTTCTGATAGTTCACCTTTGGTCTGGTTCATAAAAGGTGCGACTAACAATGTCGGGATCATTAATATGATGAGAAATAATCCGGCAAGAACTAAAAGTATTGGTTTCAAAGATTTCATCTAAGAGCCTCCATATCCGATATGTCGTTTACCGTCTCTACTCAATACTATGGAGGCGGACAACCATTTATGACTGAAAAGCTCTTAAATCTGAAGAATTCCCTTTTGCTTCCACTGTCTATTTCTACATTTTCCGCCGATTTCCTTCGACAATTTGCACGTGTTTTGAATAAGCTAAAATAATTTTTATTAAAATGATTCCTGCTAATGCCCCTGTCAGGTCGTAAATCATATCCACAATCCTGCCGCTGCGCATAGCATATAGCTGAAGGATTTCTGAGGATACGGCGAGAAATACTGCCCATAAAATCGCTGTACGCATCCGGTACATATAAGTCATGATAAGCGTAAAAAAGCAAAAGAAAAAGGCGTGCCCAATTTTTGTGACAACATAAAACTTACTGTGCAGGGCTATATCATGATAGAGAAACAAGTCGGAAAAATCGGGGTCTCTCCGAATGGTAAGACCGATATAATCTCCCGTCAGCAAAGACAGTAAATCACTCGTAAACGAGAACAATGAAAATGCGATAATCAAAAATAAAGCCGTTAAGAATTTCATGAAAACCCTCCTTCGCATTCATCGTCGTCCATTGCTGGGTATTTTATGCAAAAAACATGATATCTGATGTATAAATCATAGTAGAAACAGCAACACTAATAAAGTATTTTTCTTTTGAAACGAAAAGCGGAAACGCACGTTTAGCTCAGGCATGACAGATAAGAATCCGGCAGAAAAGTCCGGGTTTGACTTTTTTGCCGGATTTGTTCTGGCCGAGGAGTTGGGCGCTTCCGCTTGCCATCAATGCGCAAAATCTAAATACTTTCCTAAAACTAATATAAAAAGAAGCTGGAATCCGAGGACTCCAACTTCTTTAGATGTACGTATGTTTAAGCGTTCATGTCGCTTACAGCCTGCTCGGATTTAATCGTGGTTTCTTCAGTGATGCGTTCGATGTCAGCACCGATTGCAGCAAGTTTGCCGTGGAAGTCAACGTATCCTCGGTCAACGTGCTTAAGCTCAGTTACACGAGTGTAGCCGTCTGCAACTAAACCTGCAAGAACAAGTGCTGCACCAGCGCGCAAGTCTGTTGCTGCCACTTCTGCACCTTGCATATTAACTGGACCATTAATGATAACAGAACGGCCCTCAATCTTAATATCCCCATTCATGCGGCGGAATTCTTCCACGTGCATGAAACGGTTTTCGAAAACTGTTTCCGTGATCATAGAAGTTCCTTCAGCTTTCAACAACAATGCCATCATTTGAGATTGCATATCTGTCGGGAAGCCTGGATGCGGCATTGTCTTGATGTCAATGGATTTCAGTTTTTCTGGTCCGATGACACGAAGTCCGTCTTCTTCTTCAGAAATCTGAACGCCCATTTCTTCCATTTTCGCGATCAAAGAAGTTAAGTGTTCCGGCACAGCGCCGCGAACCAATACATTTCCGCCTGTAATAGCTGCTGCAACCATGAAAGTTCCAGCTTCAATGCGGTCAGGAATGATATGATGCTTAACGCCTTTAAGTGTTTCTACACCTTCAATGCGAATCGTGCCAGTTCCGGCTCCGCGCACTTTGCCGCCCATTGCATTAATGTAATTGGCAAGGTCAACGATTTCCGGTTCTTTTGCTACGTTCTCAAGGACAGATGTGCCTTCTGCAAGAGCCGCAGCCATAATAATATTTTCAGTTGCTCCAACACTTGGGAAATCCAAGTAGATTTTTGCCCCGCGAAGTCTTCCAGAGACTTCAGCGTCGATAAATCCGTTCCCAACCTTAATGGTAGCTCCCATTGCTTCGAAGCCTTTTAAATGTTGGTCAATTGGACGTGATCCAATCGCACAGCCGCCTGGCAATGCCACACGTGCACGGCCATTTCTGGCAAGTAATGGACCCATAACTAAAACAGAAGCACGCATTTTGCGTACATATTCGAAAGGAGCTTCCATATTTAGCTCTTTAGATGCATCTACAAACACTTGATTATTTTCAAAGTGTACTTCTGCACCTAAATGGCGCAGCACTTCATTGATTGTATACACATCGGAGAGCGTAGGCACATCACAAATTATGCTTTTTTGTTCACTGGCTAATAAAGATGCAGCGATTACTGGTAAAACGGCATTTTTAGCACCTTCTACTTTAACAGTACCGTTTAACTTACGACCGCCGCGGACGATGATTTTTTCCAAGGTCTTCCCCTCCGCGTCCCAATTTCTATATATTAATATTCAGACGTTATGATTGGTGTTCCTACTGTAACGCTAGTATTATTGCCCAATCCTGCGCCTCTGAGCGCAATTTGAATATTCATGCTGCCTTCATCTGTTGGAATCAGGTGATCCCAATCTGACGTACGTGCGGACACAGATATGAACGAATCTTCTTTAAGCTGTTCAACTGGCACCGCGTTAAATTGTTTAAGCAAACCATTTACCTTCACTTGCAAAACACTACTCATCTTATCATCAAGCTGTCCATTTACACAAGTGAAAATTGTAGGATTTTCATGGAAAATGTCGAAGCTGCGAGTTTGCGCATACTCATGCAGCTGAATCCAATTTTTCCCTGAACCTTCTCCACTGAGCTCATACAAGATATACGACTGTTTTTGTCCGTTTGTGTCGGTTGACTGAATTTGAAGCTTTTCTGTAAATCCCATCTTCTTGTTAAAAAAGATTCCCGATACTTTATGTATCTTGCCATCCACACTTTCATTCGACCACTTATAATGACGAAATTGAGTTTGTAAAAGTTTCATTATTTCTTTAAAAGACTGATTCTCTGCAGAAATCATTTCCTTTGAAAATAAAGACCACTTTTTAACGTCAATTCCCTGTGCTTCCATGCCTTCTACAATAGTTCCAAGTTCAGCTTCCTTCTTGTCAGACCCAATAGCTTGTGCAACAACCGCACCTGTAAGAAATAATAAAAAGATAATAATTGCCAGACTGACTTTTTTCATCGTAACCCACGTCCTCTCCTTAGTAACATTGTTACCGTTTGAGAGGGGCGTATACGTGGAAAAAGTCGTCATTGTTAGACAATCTCAAGGGTGTTCTGCAGTAATCTGTAGGTCATATTCCCCTGTTCTTTATTAGTTAAACGTTCAAATAACAAAAGCTGATGCCTTTTGCTGACTGAAAAGTTCGTTAAAATAAAAAAGGCAGCTGGCGGGACCATATTAAATAATCAAGAAAAAAGTTGCTTACAGCACCTGAGATGGCGATCGTGAGCAGGATCAGCAGCGCACGCGCTTGCATGATTTTTCCTTTTTTCATGGCCTTTTCAATATGCAGCGCCTGCAGTGCCCACCATGTAACCGGAATGAATACAAGATGTGACAAAAGGCCAAGTAATGCTTGCTGATTAAAATCAAGCATAGGTTTTAACAACTCCTATATGTAGCTATTCTTATAGCAAGCATAGCACTTTTTACGAAAACAAAAAAAGAAGAAGCTTTTACACCTCTTCCATTATATAAAATTCTGCCGGCACTTTGATGTTTTTTTTGTAAAAATTAGTGGCAAATTTATGAAATATTTAAGTTCAGAAAATCAAATGCTGCACCTGGGAAAATTCCAAGCAGCACGGTTGCAATCATACAGATGACCGTCACGATCAGAAGCGGTGCACTCCATTTAAATGGCTCCTCGGTTTCTTTTTTCCTGAAAAAGACCTGTGTGAGAATGCCGAAGTAATAAAAGTACGAGACAACGGTTGTGGCTATCATGATGGATGCAAGAACGATCTGCGGCGTGCTGTTGGTAAATGCATTCATGAAGATGGTTATTTTCCCGATAAAGCCCGCCGTGCCAGGGAGTCCTGCAAGCGATAAGAAAAAGATGGCGACGGCGATTGCCGCAAGCGGTGAACGGTGATACAGACCGGCAAAGGCTGTGACATCCTCTGAGCCTGTTTTTCTTCCGACTGCCTGGACAATCGCAAAAGCGCCGAGATTCATGATGACGTACGATAATAAATAGAACCAGATGGCGTCGAAGTAAAAGTAGCCGCCGAAGGATACAAAACCGACAAGCACATATCCAGCATGTGCAATGGACGAATAGGCAAGCAGGCGTTTGATGTTTTTCTGCCTCAGGGCGACTGTATTGCCGACGATCATCGTAATCGCAGCTAAGATGGCAATAAAGCTTTGATAGACCACCAGTATCGACTCCATGCCGTCTTCATCCGGAATGTTGCCAAAGACAGACAGACATAATCTCAGGATGATAATGAACCCGGCTGTTTTTGATACGGCACTCAGAAAAGCTGTGACAGGTGTCGGTGCCCCCTCGTATACATCCGGTGCCCACATGTGAAAAGGAACCGTTGCGATCTTAAAGGATAAACCGACAAAAATGAGCAGGAAAGAGATTCCGGCGATATAGAGATAGCCTGATTCTGTTAAGGCATTCAGCTGCGGAATCATTTCTGTCAGGCTTGTTGTGCCAGTCAGACCGTAGATATAGCTCATCCCGAATAACGTAATGGCCGTTGAGATCCCGCCGTTGATCACATATTTCAGGGCTGATTCATTTGATTGCAGATTTTTTTTGCGTAAGCCGGCAAGTATATAAGAAGAAATGGACAGCAGCTCAAGCCCGACAAATAAGGTGATTAAATCCCGGCTTGATGCCATCATCATGGCTCCTAGAAGCGCTGCGAGCAGCAAGTAATAGAATTCTCCCCGCTCTTTCAAGCCTTCCTGGGGTTCAAAATCGATTGCCAGCAAGAAAACAATCGCTGCTCCAAGAAGTAGAATGAATTTGAACGCTTTTGCAAAGGAATCCAGTACAAACGTGTCATAAAGAATTACTGCGTCCTTTGCACCGATCATAAAAGCAAGACTTATTACGGCGGCCGCAATACCGGCGAAACCTATCCATCCGAGCCATTTACGGCTTTTGCCATCATCCATAAAAAGATCAATAATTGACAGCAGCAGTGCCGTCCCGAGAATGATGAACTCCGGTGTCATGACACTCCATTTATAGCTGAGCAAGGTTTCCATATCCATTGTTCATCACCCCCCTATCCCTTTCATGATGGTCTCGATTGTCAGCTGCAATGGAACGGAAAGTCCATTCGGATAGACGCCAATCAAAATAATGAAAAACAGCAGCACGATGACCGGGATAATCTCATACCACTTCATATCAACGTGCACATGCTCTGATTTCTTTTCGGCTCCAAAGGTGATCGAAAGAACAGCCCTCAAAAGATAAGCAGCGGTCAAAATGATGCCGATTGCCCCGATTGCCCCAAGCTCCGGATGCTGATCGAAGACCCCCATGAACGCCGTCAGTTCACTGATGAAACCGGACATTCCCGGCAAGCCAAGCGAAGCCATTGCACCAGCTAATAAAAAGCCTGCAGCAAGCGGCATGGCTTTCGATAAGCCTGAAAGCTGATCCAATTGAGTTGTTTGAGTTCGTTCGATTAACACTCCCACTAAAAAGAACAGCAGCGCAGAAATTAGTCCGTGTGAAACGACCTGAAAGATCGCACCCTGTATACCAGCTTCATTTAGTGCACCAAGTCCGATGAGCACGATGCCCATATGTGAAATACTCGAATAGGCAAGCACCATTCTGAATTCATTTTGAATGAGCGCCAGGAAGGCTCCATACAGCAGATTCACAAGCCCAAGCACGATTAAAATGGTGCTTAGCTGTGAAAATTGGTCCGGGAATAAGCCAAGACCGAATTTAATCAAACCGAATGCCCCTATTTTCAGAAGGATACCTGAATGAAGCATGACAATGGGCGGCGGAGCCTGAACATGCACTCTCAGCATCCACGTATGCAGCGGGAAGATTGGAAGCTTCACTCCAAATGCAGCGATGAGGGCAATCAGCAAGCCAAGCTTAAAATCCTCTGAGATTGGCCCGATCAGCTGAACATCTGGCGTATTCAGCATTTGGCTCAGCAGGGCAATATTTGTTGTCCCTGTTTTTGAAAAGAGCAGGATGATCACAATCAGCAAGATCGCCGACCCAAATCCGTTATAGAGCAAAAATTGATACGCTGCTTTTTCACGGGCCATGAAGCCCCATTTTCCAATAAGGAAGAACATCGGAATCAGCGTAATTTCAAAAAAGATGAAGAAAAGAATCAAATTCTGGGCCATGAAGACGCCGAGCATGCCGACTTCAAGAAGGAGCAGCAGCATAAAGTAGCTTTTCCAGTTCTTTTTAATAGAAACAGAGGCCGCTGCAGAAAGAGCCGCAAGAATCGATGTGAGCAGAACCATAATCAGCGAAAAGCCGTCCAGCGCAAGCTCGTAATCAACTGTAAACAAGCCAGGCTGCTTGTCATGGTATTGCCCAAACGCAATCCATTCGCGTTTCTCGGCAAATCGCGCGAGATCATTGCCTATCTGATATTGTGCAAACACGATTCCAGACAAAAGGACGGCAGGCAAGGTCGCCAGAAACCCGACAAGTTTTAACGATGTTTCCTGGTCTTTTTTCATAAAAGCAAGAACGATGATTCCAAGTACAGGCGAGAAAACAAGGGCCGTAAGCAGAATGGATGTCATAAGAAGTTCCCCCCTGTCACTGCATATAGAACAAGTAAAATAGCGAGTCCGACAAAGGCAACGGTTCCATACATCTGCACCTGCCCGTTCTGCATTTTCGAACCGATGGCTCCGGCTGACCGGATAATCCCTGTCACTCCTTTTACAGCACCCTCAACCAGGAATTTTTCGAGGTACTTGCAGAAGACGCTGATTGTGTTCGTGAGCCAGACGATCGTCATTCCATAGAGTTCATCAATGAAATATTTGTTTTTAAGCACTGAATGAATCATCGGCACCCGCGATCTTATTTTTTCAGGAGAGATGGATAGTTTGCTGTACATCATGTAAGCAAGCAAGATGCCAAGCAGAGAGACAGCGGTTGCTGCGAACATAATCCATATTGGTCCTTCAATGTGTCCGTGCCCAAGCTGCGGCGAACCTTCCGTCAGCCAGTCACCAAGAAATGTTCCGAACCAGGGAGTGTTGCTGTAGCCTGAGAAAATGGCGAGCACGGCAAGGATACTCATTGGAATCAGCATATTGGACGGTGATTCTTTTACACTTGAAAGCTCTGTTTTCGGACGTCCAGTAAAAACGAGAAAGAAGAGCCGGAACATATAAAAGGCGGTGAAGAAGGCGGCAATGAGTGCCAGCCAGAAAAGGACAGGATTTCCATGTGTCCACGCCGCTATCAGGATTTCATCTTTACTGAAAAATCCTGAGAAGAGCGGGACTCCGCTTATAGCAAGCGTCCCGATCAGAAACAGCGGTCCCGTGAACTTCAGCTTTTTCCACAAGCCGCCCATCTCATCAATGTTTTGTGTATGAACAGCATGAATCACACTGCCCGCTGCGAGAAACAGCAGGGCTTTAAAAAAGGCATGTGTCATTAAATGAAAAACACCCGCGACATAGCCTGCGGAACCAAGCGCAAGCATCATATAGCCAAGCTGACTGACAGTAGAATACGCAAGCACGCGTTTGATATCTTTTTGCACAAGCCCGATGCTTGCAGCGAAAATAGCCGTGAAGGCTCCAATTGTTGCGACAATTAGAAGGGCCGTTTCACTTGCGGCAAATAGCGGATACATGAGAGCTACTAAATAAACACCGGCCGCTACCATTGTCGCCGCATGAATGAGGGCGGAAACAGGCGTCGGACCTTCCATCGCATCCGGCAGCCAGGAATGGAGCGGAAACTGACCTGATTTTCCAATCGCCCCGATGAAGATTAAGAGGCTGATCATGGTAATCATATCAAGTGATACCTTTCCATCTGCGACACTTGCAAAAATCTGGTCATATTCGAAGCTGCCAGCCTGCCAAAAGAGGAGGAGCATGCCGATGAACAGACCAACGTCCCCGATACGGGTCATAATAAAGGCTTTTTTTGCAGCTGCCTTTGCTTCTTCTTTATAAAAATAGAAACCGATCAATAAGAATGATCCGACTCCGACCAGTTCCCAGAAGATATAGAGCTGAAGCAGGTTTGTCGTCATGACAAGTCCGAGCATGCTGAAGGTAAATAAACCGAGATACGCATAAAAAACGGGAAAGCGTTCGTCTCCATGCATATATCCTTTTGAATAAATATGTACAGCTAAGCTTACAAGCGAAACAATCACAAGCATTAAGGCATTTAATTGGTTGATTTCAAAGCCTGCTGTCAGTTCAAAATCCCCAATTGTGAGCCACACGGTTTCCGCTTTAAAGGTGGGTTGTGTAAACCGCTCAAACAATACAGCTAGCGAACCCGCAAATGCAAGAATCATAAGAGTGCTTCCTACAAAGGCACTGCCCTCCCTCAGGCGTTTGCCGAACAGAAGCAGCACGAGGAATGAGACAAGCGGGAACAGCGGGATCATCCAGGCATATGGCATCATTGTATTCAATCCCCTTCTCGTTTAGAGGTTTTAGTGCTTCATAGAGTTATAGTCATCAATATTGACGGATCTCCGGTTACGGTACAGGGCAAATAGGATGGCAAGTCCCACGGCTGCCTCTGCTGCTGCGATCGTGATCGTAAAAAGAGAAAAAACCTGTCCGGTAATATCCGGAACGACGCCGTATTTGCTGAAGGCAACCAGATTAATGTTGGCAGCATTCAGCATAAGCTCGATCGAAATAAGGACGATGACCGTATTTCGTTTCGTTAGGGCTCCGTATAGACCGATGCAAAAAAGAATCAGCGCGAGAACAAGAAAGGCGGATAATGGAATCGAGCTCATTTTTTGTCCTCCTCATTCTCGTCTTTTTTCGCCAGAATAATGGCTCCGACCAATGCGACAAGCAATAGAACGGATGTTAGCTCAAACGGAATGACAAAATGTGAATAAAGGGAGATTCCGATTTGTTCCGTATTTTTCACATGCAGATTGGCAGTCGGCTCCCCAAGCTTGAGATCATAGATACCAAGATACATAACAAGCGCAAATGCAGCGATTCCGAGAAATGTAATAAGCTTTCTTCCGGTGCCCGCTGCGGACTGCTCCTCGTCCTCATGACGCGTGAGCATAATGCCAAACAGCATGATGATTGTAATCGCACCCGAGTAGATTAAGATTTGGACAGCTGCGACAAATTCCGCGGAGAGAAGAATATATAAACCGGCAATACTCACGAATGTGAACACCAGCGATACGACCATATGAACCACTTTTGTCACATTCAGCATGAGAATGCCGCCCCCGATTGCCACCATTGCGAGTCCGACAAAGGCTACATACTCTCCGGTTATACTCACACCTTATTCTCCTCCCTGATGTTCTCATCATTTTCATCCAGCCACTCAAGATTTTTAAAAAGCTGATCGCGGCTGTACTCCGCAAGCTCAAAGTTATTCGTCATTACGATTGCTTCTGTCGGGCAAACCTCTGTGCAGAGATCGCATAAAATGCAAATTTCAAAGTTGATATCATACGTATCAATGATTTTCCCTTTTTTCGCCGGATCCGGATGCTTCTTCCCTGTCAGTTCAATGCAATCCGTCGGACAAATATTCGCGCACTGATTGCAGACAATGCACTTCTCCGGATAAAACTTCTGAATGCCGCGGAACCTGTCAGGCAGCGCAAGTGCATCGTTCGGGTAATCATACGTCACTTTTTTCTTCGTCAAGTTGTTCAGGGTATACGTTAAACCTTTTGCTAAGCCTCGCATGCTCTCACCCCTTGATTTTGTGAGGATCCTGCCGCTGTGCCGGCTTTAGACCGGGCTGCGGCGGGTGTTTCCTGCTTTTACTTGCCGATTAAGGCTGAATACTGTCCAGAATGCTTCTTTTACTAGCCAAAATCCGGGATTTACTTGCCGATTTTTGGATTTACTTTCTATTTTCCAGCCGCCTCCTAAATCAGCGGATAAAATTCGAAGACGGTTTTGGGTATTTATCTTTAAGATTCACTCTGAATTGGGGTTTGACTAAGATTCCGCAGTTTACTCGCCAATTTCGCCTAAATACTTGCCGGAATGCCTCTTTTACTAGCCAAAATCCTTGATTTATTTGCCGAAATGACGAATTTACTTTCTATTTTCCAGCTGACTCCTATTTGAAGAAAATCTCTTTCACAATCGCCGTTATGAAAATATTCGCGAGTGCGACCGGGAGCAGCACTTTCCATCCGAATTCCATCAGCTGATCGGCGCGGATCCGCGGGAATGTGACACGGAACCAGATGAGCGTGAAGATGACCACACTGAATTTGAGGCCGAACCAGATTGCACCAGGAATGAAATCAAGAAATGCAACCGGATTCCAGCCGCCTAAAAATAAAACAGTTGTTAAGGACGCCATTGCGAAAAAATACACATATTCCGACAGCATGAAGAATGCCCAGCGGAAGCCGGAGTACTCGACATGATATCCGGCAACAAGCTCTGATTCCGCTTCTGGCAAGTCAAACGGGGTCCTGTTTAACTCTGCCACCGATGCAATCAGGAAAATGAGAAACCCGATCGGCTGAAGGAAAATAAACCAGACATCCTCTTGTGCATCTACAATCGTATTTAAGTTCAGGCTCCCGGATAACAGGACAACCCCGATGACCGACATGACAAGAGGGATTTCATAGGAAATCATTTGCGCCGCTGCGCGCATCCCGCCGAGCAGAGAGTATTTGTTATTCGAAGCCCAGCCTCCTGTTACAATGCCAATCGTCGTTAAACCCGATATGGCGATGTAAAAAAGCAGGCCGACACCTAAATCTGCAAACTGGAAGGCGTCAGTAAACGGAATCGTTGATAGAACGATAAACGCCGGAGCAAAAGCGATGACAGGAGCAAGAATAAACAGCGGCCTGTCAGCAAGCTTCGGAATTGTGTCTTCTTTTATCAGAAGCTTTAAAACATCTGCCACCGTCTGCAGCAGACCCCATTTGCCCCCTACCTGGTTAGGGCCGATCCGTCCCTGCATAAATCCCATAACTTTGCGCTCTGCCAGAATCCCGTAGGTGACGAAACCAAGGACGACAAACAGGAAAGCTGTTGCAAGCCCAAAGAATATCGCAAAGTTGCCTATGCCCGGTGATGATTGAAGCAAGCCTTCCACCATTATCCGTCCACCTCCCCAAGGACAATGTCAATGGCACCTAGAATGGTAATGAGGTTTGCCATATTTTCTCCTTCCAAAAGCTTTGGCAGGATCTGCAGATTGTAAAAGGAAGGACGCCTGAACTTCAGACGGTATGGCTCTTTTTTTCCTTCACTTGCAATGTAGCAGCCGATTTCACCGCGTGGAGATTCAATCCGTACATATGCCTCTCCTTTAGGTGCTTTAATGATTTTCGGCACTTTTGCGATGATCGGTCCCTCAGCCGGGAATTGTTCAACAGCCTGCTCTAGTATTTTCAGGGATTCCTCAATCTCTTCCATTCGGCATTCGTAACGTGCGAAAGCATCGCCTTTTGTCCGAACTGGCACGTCAAAATCAAACCGGTCGTAAATCGAGTATGGTTCATCCTTGCGAAGGTCCCATTTTACTCCAGTACAGCGCAGATTTGCCCCGCTTAAGGAGTAAGCAAGCGCCTCTTCTTTAGTGTAAATGCCGACCCCTTTTACACGATTTAAGAAGATTTCATTTCCTGACACGAGATCATGATAGCCCTTCAGCTGCTCTCTCATATAAGGAATGAAATCTGCAACCTTTTCAATCCAGCCCTCAGGCGCATCCCACTTCACACCGCCGACCCTCATGTAATTGAAGGTAAGCCTCGCTCCTGAAAGCTCCGTCAGCAAATTAATGATCATTTCCCGCTCGCGGAAGGCATATAAAAATGGACTTACTGCTCCAATATCAAGCAAATAAGTGCCCCACCAGACGAGATGGCTTGCAACTCTTCCAAGCTCCATCGCAATCACCCTTAAATACTCGCCCCGCTCCGGCACCTGAATGCCTGTCATCGTTTCCACAGCATGACAGATGACATAATTGTTCGTCATGGCAGAAAGATAGTCCATGCGGTCTGTATAAGGAATGATTTGTGTGTATTGAAGGTTTTCTGCAAGCTTTTCGGTGCCTCTATGTAAATAGCCGATAACCGGCGTAGCTTCTTTAATGATTTCTCCGTCAATCTTGATCACCAGCCGGAACACGCCATGTGTGCTTGGATGCTGCGGTCCGACATTCAGGAGCATTTCTTCTGTCCGTATCAAAAGCTACACCTCCACATCATAGGGTTCATAATCTTTGCGAAGAGGATGGCCAACCCAATCATCCGGCATCATAATTCTTGTCAGGTTCGGGTGGCCGGTAAAATGAATGCCAAGCAAATCAAATGCTTCGCGCTCAGGCCAGTCCGCTCCTTTCCAAAGCGGTTCAAGGGAATCAATTTCAGGCTTGTCGCGGTCAAGCTTTACTTTCAGCACAACTGTATGGCGATGGACGTAGGAAAAAAGATAAACGTACATTTCCATATGTGTTTCAAAATCAGTGCCATGCAGTTCAGAGACGTAATCAAATGCCAATTCTTCCTGTTCTTTTAAAAACTTGGCGATGGTAAAATAGGATTCTTTCTTTGCAATAAGTGTCGGAGCATCTTTAGACAGCCTATTAATATAGGATTCTTCCAAAACCTCTTTGCCGAGCTGCTCCTCAATTACTTTTACATACTTCTTTAAAGTGGGCTCATTTGGTGAAGGTTCTTCTTGTTGAGGCTGCTCTTCTGGAGTAAGTTTCTTCGCTTTCGCTACAGCAGCTGCTTTTGCTTTTGCGGCTGCGATGGCCTTTGCCTTTTCTTTAGCCAATTCGTCATCTGAAAGATTTTCACGGGAAGCCTTCGCTTTCGCGGCTGCTGCGGCTTTTGCCTTTGCGACAGCTGCTGCTTTTTGCTTGGCTAACTCATCTGCCGGGGCACCTTCTGATTTTGCTTTTTGCTTCGCGAGGGCTGCCGCCTTTGCTTTTGCAGCTGCGACTGCTTTTTGTTTCGCAAGTGCCAGGCCATCTGCTGATTCATTGCCGGCCCCCTCTTCTGCTTGCCTGGCTTTCTGTTTTGCCAGTGCGGCGGCTTTTGCTTTTGCGGCTGCAACTGCTTTTTGTTTCGCAAGTGCCAGGTCATCTGCTGATTCGCTGCCGGCCCCCTCCGCTTGCTTCGCTTTCTGTTTTGCAAGTGCGGCGGCTTTCGCTTTTGCGGCTGCTGCCGCTTTCTGTTTCGCGAGAGCTGTCTCATCTGCCGGTTCAGCTGTTTCCTTTGCCTTTTGCTTTGCAAGTGCAGCGGCTTTCGCTTTTGCAGCAGCTGCTGCTTTTTGCTTCGCGAGGTTAGCGTCATCTATCGTTTCATTCGCTTTAGCTTCCTGCGCTTTTTGTTTCGCAAGTGCCGCGGCCTTTGCTTTTGCAGCAGCTGCCGCCTTCTGTTTCGCAATCCCTGTGCTGTCTGTAGGTATGTTTTCTTGATTTGCCTGCTTTTCAGCCAGCTTTTTCAGGGCAGCTTCCTTTGCTTTTTGAGCGGCTTCACGTTTTAGCTGCTGGATGTCTTTCTCATCGCTCATGGATTATTTCACTCCCTGTTTTCGCCTCAT contains these protein-coding regions:
- the nuoN gene encoding NADH-quinone oxidoreductase subunit NuoN, whose protein sequence is MDMETLLSYKWSVMTPEFIILGTALLLSIIDLFMDDGKSRKWLGWIGFAGIAAAVISLAFMIGAKDAVILYDTFVLDSFAKAFKFILLLGAAIVFLLAIDFEPQEGLKERGEFYYLLLAALLGAMMMASSRDLITLFVGLELLSISSYILAGLRKKNLQSNESALKYVINGGISTAITLFGMSYIYGLTGTTSLTEMIPQLNALTESGYLYIAGISFLLIFVGLSFKIATVPFHMWAPDVYEGAPTPVTAFLSAVSKTAGFIIILRLCLSVFGNIPDEDGMESILVVYQSFIAILAAITMIVGNTVALRQKNIKRLLAYSSIAHAGYVLVGFVSFGGYFYFDAIWFYLLSYVIMNLGAFAIVQAVGRKTGSEDVTAFAGLYHRSPLAAIAVAIFFLSLAGLPGTAGFIGKITIFMNAFTNSTPQIVLASIMIATTVVSYFYYFGILTQVFFRKKETEEPFKWSAPLLIVTVICMIATVLLGIFPGAAFDFLNLNIS
- a CDS encoding YwmB family TATA-box binding protein, with amino-acid sequence MKKVSLAIIIFLLFLTGAVVAQAIGSDKKEAELGTIVEGMEAQGIDVKKWSLFSKEMISAENQSFKEIMKLLQTQFRHYKWSNESVDGKIHKVSGIFFNKKMGFTEKLQIQSTDTNGQKQSYILYELSGEGSGKNWIQLHEYAQTRSFDIFHENPTIFTCVNGQLDDKMSSVLQVKVNGLLKQFNAVPVEQLKEDSFISVSARTSDWDHLIPTDEGSMNIQIALRGAGLGNNTSVTVGTPIITSEY
- a CDS encoding NADH-quinone oxidoreductase subunit M encodes the protein MTSILLTALVFSPVLGIIVLAFMKKDQETSLKLVGFLATLPAVLLSGIVFAQYQIGNDLARFAEKREWIAFGQYHDKQPGLFTVDYELALDGFSLIMVLLTSILAALSAAASVSIKKNWKSYFMLLLLLEVGMLGVFMAQNLILFFIFFEITLIPMFFLIGKWGFMAREKAAYQFLLYNGFGSAILLIVIILLFSKTGTTNIALLSQMLNTPDVQLIGPISEDFKLGLLIALIAAFGVKLPIFPLHTWMLRVHVQAPPPIVMLHSGILLKIGAFGLIKFGLGLFPDQFSQLSTILIVLGLVNLLYGAFLALIQNEFRMVLAYSSISHMGIVLIGLGALNEAGIQGAIFQVVSHGLISALLFFLVGVLIERTQTTQLDQLSGLSKAMPLAAGFLLAGAMASLGLPGMSGFISELTAFMGVFDQHPELGAIGAIGIILTAAYLLRAVLSITFGAEKKSEHVHVDMKWYEIIPVIVLLFFIILIGVYPNGLSVPLQLTIETIMKGIGG
- a CDS encoding DUF1146 family protein, whose translation is MLDFNQQALLGLLSHLVFIPVTWWALQALHIEKAMKKGKIMQARALLILLTIAISGAVSNFFLDYLIWSRQLPFLF
- a CDS encoding VanZ family protein — translated: MKFLTALFLIIAFSLFSFTSDLLSLLTGDYIGLTIRRDPDFSDLFLYHDIALHSKFYVVTKIGHAFFFCFFTLIMTYMYRMRTAILWAVFLAVSSEILQLYAMRSGRIVDMIYDLTGALAGIILIKIILAYSKHVQIVEGNRRKM
- the murA gene encoding UDP-N-acetylglucosamine 1-carboxyvinyltransferase; the protein is MEKIIVRGGRKLNGTVKVEGAKNAVLPVIAASLLASEQKSIICDVPTLSDVYTINEVLRHLGAEVHFENNQVFVDASKELNMEAPFEYVRKMRASVLVMGPLLARNGRARVALPGGCAIGSRPIDQHLKGFEAMGATIKVGNGFIDAEVSGRLRGAKIYLDFPSVGATENIIMAAALAEGTSVLENVAKEPEIVDLANYINAMGGKVRGAGTGTIRIEGVETLKGVKHHIIPDRIEAGTFMVAAAITGGNVLVRGAVPEHLTSLIAKMEEMGVQISEEEDGLRVIGPEKLKSIDIKTMPHPGFPTDMQSQMMALLLKAEGTSMITETVFENRFMHVEEFRRMNGDIKIEGRSVIINGPVNMQGAEVAATDLRAGAALVLAGLVADGYTRVTELKHVDRGYVDFHGKLAAIGADIERITEETTIKSEQAVSDMNA